The following proteins come from a genomic window of Girardinichthys multiradiatus isolate DD_20200921_A chromosome 8, DD_fGirMul_XY1, whole genome shotgun sequence:
- the lrsam1 gene encoding E3 ubiquitin-protein ligase LRSAM1 isoform X2 has translation MPLFFRKRKPSEDSQKRLEHQLYWSNQEGADDILDISGCELAELPSKVFSICKVQQKKVLILHTNELKYLLPKGCDISSLSTLKVLDLHENKLSSLPEDLGNLTKLQILNVEKNHLKALPESIRRLQLLQTLNLKGNCLTELPAAVGSLSSLRTLDISDNSILQLPKHLAYIRTLESFTLDAATMTYPPASVCSEGTESIQRFFCKELGEEYCAPSQYLLPVLESDCGKPSSDCLDGLEEAWQSKFSDYEKRKEQKLQEKLAFERHLEEKQREHTQLLLMNNSHKENILNSVRLDQERVEQGFSQQQRAQEAERELVLEKVRQAEHNISGRISGLLMDNSRQKKSAEFLQTMEEDRIRMEQLTAITQEEASSLRGRDVAAAMQKMLSDSYAMSLLQEASDSRRQSLVSEAYRSMETLDKKFDRMLSLQVLDKSKAIAQILQEEEMQKAAFQALQLQKDAVHGYIRNQEVLVEQRSALSDLLQQLLKQRDQREQELHQVLVEMENKSDSNQQNYWMIQYQRLLDAKPLSLRMQEAGLEKELVNLLCRLSAQHYLPIMAHHHITTEALRHMTVSDLKKLGINEAGIQKALLNWAREHQPAGACKAAQIEEVVTPTAPTPPPSPLLPSTSTTQTPSPPRSPGTPVTPSAPTPVEGPGSSECVVCMETESQVIFLPCGHVCCCQVCSGALQNCPLCRCNISQRIRLYHN, from the exons ATGCCTCTCTTCTTCAGGAAAAGGAAGCCCAGCGAGGACTCTCAGAAGAGGCTGGAGCATCAGCTGTATTGG TCCAACCAAGAAGGAGCGGATGACATCCTGGACATCTCAGGGTGTGAACTAGCAGAG CTTCCATCTAAGGTCTTTTCCATCTGTAAGGTGCAACAGAAGAAG GTCCTGATCCTTCAcaccaatgaactgaaatatCTGCTGCCTAAAGGCTGTGACATCAGCTCCCTGTCCACCTTAAAG GTTTTGGATCTGCATGAGAATAAGCTCAGCTCTCTCCCAGAGGACCTTGGAAATCTGACCAAGCTGCAG ATCCTGAATGTGGAGAAGAACCATCTGAAGGCTCTGCCTGAATCCATCAGGAggctgcagctcctgcagacGCTCAACCTGAAGG GAAACTGCCTGACCGAACTGCCGGCGGCCGTCGGCTCGCTGAGCAGCCTGCGCACCCTGGACATCAGCGACAACAGCATCCTGCAGCTTCCCAAACATCTGGCCTACATCCGCACCTTGGAG AGCTTCACTCTGGATGCTGCCACGATGACCTACCCGCCTGCATCTGTCTGCTCAGAGGGAACGGAGAGCATCCAGCGTTTCTTCTGCAAAG AGTTGGGAGAGGAATACTGCGCTCCATCTCAGTACCTCCTGCCAGTTCTGGAGAGCGACTGTGGCAAACCGAGCTCTGACTGTCTGGATGGTCTGGAGGAGGCCTGGCAG aGTAAATTCAGCGACTATGAGAAGAGAAAG GAGCAAAAGCTGCAGGAGAAGCTAGCGTTTGAGCGCCACCTAGAGGAGAAACAACGAGAGCACACCCAGCTTCTCCTCATGAACAATTCCCACAAGGAAAACATCCTGAATTCAGTCCGTCTG GATCAGGAGCGCGTGGAGCAGGGCTTCAGCCAGCAGCAGAGGGCTCAGGAGGCCGAGAGGGAGCTGGTGCTGGAGAAGGTCCGTCAGGCTGAGCACAACATCAGCGGCCGAATCAGCGGCTTGTTGATGGACAACAGCAG gcaGAAAAAGAGCGCAGAGTTTCTTCAGACCATGGAGGAGGATCG GATCCGAATGGAGCAGCTGACGGCCATCACTCAGGAGGAGGCCAGCTCACTGCGGGGGAGGGATGTAGCAG CCGCCATGCAGAAGATGCTGTCGGACAGCTACGCCATGAGCCTCCTACAGGAGGCCAGCGACAGCCGCAGGCAGAGTCTGGTCTCTGAGGCCTACAGGAG CATGGAGACTTTGGACAAGAAGTTTGACAGGATGCTGTCGCTCCAGGTTTTGGACAAATCTAAAGCCATCGCTCAGATCTTACAGGAG GAGGAGATGCAGAAAGCTGCGTTTCAGgctctgcagctgcagaaaGATGCCGTTCACGGTTACATCCGCAATCAG GAGGTTCTGGTGGAGCAGCGCTCAGCCCTCAGTGATttactgcagcagctgctgaaGCAGAGAGACCAGAGGGAGCAGGAGCTGCACCAGGTTCTG gtggaGATGGAGAACAAGTCCGACTCCAACCAGCAGAACTACTGGATGATTCAGTACCAGCGGCTGTTGGATGCTAAACCTTTGTCGCTTCGGATGCAG GAAGCGGGTTTGGAAAAGGAGCTTGTGAACCTGCTGTGCAGACTGTCGGCTCAACACTACCTGCCCATCATGGCTCATCATCACATCACCACTGAGGCGCTCCGCCACATGACGGTTTCAGACCTGAAGAAG CTGGGAATTAATGAAGCTGGGATCCAGAAAGCCCTGCTGAACTGGGCTCGGGAACACCAACCTGCAG GAGCTTGCAAAGCTGCCCAAATAGAAGAGGTCGTTACCCCAACAGCTCCAACCCCGCCCCCATCTCCACTTCTTCCCagcacctcgaccacccagacCCCCAGCCCACCGCGATCCCCAGGGACTCCCGTCACGCCATCGGCCCCCACACCTGTAGAGGGACCAGGAAGCTCAGAATGTGTGGTCTGCATGGAGACTGAG TCTCAGGTGATCTTCCTGCCCTGTGGTCACGTCTGCTGCTGTCAGGTGTGCAGCGGCGCCCTGCAGAACTGCCCTCTGTGCCGCTGCAACATTTCCCAGCGCATACGGCTCTACCATAACTAA
- the lrsam1 gene encoding E3 ubiquitin-protein ligase LRSAM1 isoform X1 produces the protein MPLFFRKRKPSEDSQKRLEHQLYWSNQEGADDILDISGCELAELPSKVFSICKVQQKKVLILHTNELKYLLPKGCDISSLSTLKVLDLHENKLSSLPEDLGNLTKLQILNVEKNHLKALPESIRRLQLLQTLNLKGNCLTELPAAVGSLSSLRTLDISDNSILQLPKHLAYIRTLESFTLDAATMTYPPASVCSEGTESIQRFFCKELGEEYCAPSQYLLPVLESDCGKPSSDCLDGLEEAWQSKFSDYEKRKEQKLQEKLAFERHLEEKQREHTQLLLMNNSHKENILNSVRLDQERVEQGFSQQQRAQEAERELVLEKVRQAEHNISGRISGLLMDNSRQKKSAEFLQTMEEDRIRMEQLTAITQEEASSLRGRDVAAAMQKMLSDSYAMSLLQEASDSRRQSLVSEAYRSMETLDKKFDRMLSLQVLDKSKAIAQILQEEEMQKAAFQALQLQKDAVHGYIRNQIKLIEAELMQLTKLEIKRRNLDAENLQEVLVEQRSALSDLLQQLLKQRDQREQELHQVLVEMENKSDSNQQNYWMIQYQRLLDAKPLSLRMQEAGLEKELVNLLCRLSAQHYLPIMAHHHITTEALRHMTVSDLKKLGINEAGIQKALLNWAREHQPAGACKAAQIEEVVTPTAPTPPPSPLLPSTSTTQTPSPPRSPGTPVTPSAPTPVEGPGSSECVVCMETESQVIFLPCGHVCCCQVCSGALQNCPLCRCNISQRIRLYHN, from the exons ATGCCTCTCTTCTTCAGGAAAAGGAAGCCCAGCGAGGACTCTCAGAAGAGGCTGGAGCATCAGCTGTATTGG TCCAACCAAGAAGGAGCGGATGACATCCTGGACATCTCAGGGTGTGAACTAGCAGAG CTTCCATCTAAGGTCTTTTCCATCTGTAAGGTGCAACAGAAGAAG GTCCTGATCCTTCAcaccaatgaactgaaatatCTGCTGCCTAAAGGCTGTGACATCAGCTCCCTGTCCACCTTAAAG GTTTTGGATCTGCATGAGAATAAGCTCAGCTCTCTCCCAGAGGACCTTGGAAATCTGACCAAGCTGCAG ATCCTGAATGTGGAGAAGAACCATCTGAAGGCTCTGCCTGAATCCATCAGGAggctgcagctcctgcagacGCTCAACCTGAAGG GAAACTGCCTGACCGAACTGCCGGCGGCCGTCGGCTCGCTGAGCAGCCTGCGCACCCTGGACATCAGCGACAACAGCATCCTGCAGCTTCCCAAACATCTGGCCTACATCCGCACCTTGGAG AGCTTCACTCTGGATGCTGCCACGATGACCTACCCGCCTGCATCTGTCTGCTCAGAGGGAACGGAGAGCATCCAGCGTTTCTTCTGCAAAG AGTTGGGAGAGGAATACTGCGCTCCATCTCAGTACCTCCTGCCAGTTCTGGAGAGCGACTGTGGCAAACCGAGCTCTGACTGTCTGGATGGTCTGGAGGAGGCCTGGCAG aGTAAATTCAGCGACTATGAGAAGAGAAAG GAGCAAAAGCTGCAGGAGAAGCTAGCGTTTGAGCGCCACCTAGAGGAGAAACAACGAGAGCACACCCAGCTTCTCCTCATGAACAATTCCCACAAGGAAAACATCCTGAATTCAGTCCGTCTG GATCAGGAGCGCGTGGAGCAGGGCTTCAGCCAGCAGCAGAGGGCTCAGGAGGCCGAGAGGGAGCTGGTGCTGGAGAAGGTCCGTCAGGCTGAGCACAACATCAGCGGCCGAATCAGCGGCTTGTTGATGGACAACAGCAG gcaGAAAAAGAGCGCAGAGTTTCTTCAGACCATGGAGGAGGATCG GATCCGAATGGAGCAGCTGACGGCCATCACTCAGGAGGAGGCCAGCTCACTGCGGGGGAGGGATGTAGCAG CCGCCATGCAGAAGATGCTGTCGGACAGCTACGCCATGAGCCTCCTACAGGAGGCCAGCGACAGCCGCAGGCAGAGTCTGGTCTCTGAGGCCTACAGGAG CATGGAGACTTTGGACAAGAAGTTTGACAGGATGCTGTCGCTCCAGGTTTTGGACAAATCTAAAGCCATCGCTCAGATCTTACAGGAG GAGGAGATGCAGAAAGCTGCGTTTCAGgctctgcagctgcagaaaGATGCCGTTCACGGTTACATCCGCAATCAG ATCAAGCTCATTGAGGCCGAACTAATGCAGCTGACTAAACTGGAGATTAAAAGACGTAATCTGGATGCCGAGAACCTTCAG GAGGTTCTGGTGGAGCAGCGCTCAGCCCTCAGTGATttactgcagcagctgctgaaGCAGAGAGACCAGAGGGAGCAGGAGCTGCACCAGGTTCTG gtggaGATGGAGAACAAGTCCGACTCCAACCAGCAGAACTACTGGATGATTCAGTACCAGCGGCTGTTGGATGCTAAACCTTTGTCGCTTCGGATGCAG GAAGCGGGTTTGGAAAAGGAGCTTGTGAACCTGCTGTGCAGACTGTCGGCTCAACACTACCTGCCCATCATGGCTCATCATCACATCACCACTGAGGCGCTCCGCCACATGACGGTTTCAGACCTGAAGAAG CTGGGAATTAATGAAGCTGGGATCCAGAAAGCCCTGCTGAACTGGGCTCGGGAACACCAACCTGCAG GAGCTTGCAAAGCTGCCCAAATAGAAGAGGTCGTTACCCCAACAGCTCCAACCCCGCCCCCATCTCCACTTCTTCCCagcacctcgaccacccagacCCCCAGCCCACCGCGATCCCCAGGGACTCCCGTCACGCCATCGGCCCCCACACCTGTAGAGGGACCAGGAAGCTCAGAATGTGTGGTCTGCATGGAGACTGAG TCTCAGGTGATCTTCCTGCCCTGTGGTCACGTCTGCTGCTGTCAGGTGTGCAGCGGCGCCCTGCAGAACTGCCCTCTGTGCCGCTGCAACATTTCCCAGCGCATACGGCTCTACCATAACTAA